A genomic window from Streptomyces sp. MST-110588 includes:
- a CDS encoding MBL fold metallo-hydrolase has product MDTITLGDVTVTRVREYYGPVDLTPEAFIPQSPAEAWETHRSWLVPDFLDAETNIVNSAIQTWVLRSEGKTILVDTGVGNHKERPYAPVWSRLNTGFLGSLARAGVRPEDVDIVVNTHLHVDHVGWNTCLDGRTWVPTFPNATYLMAKADFDYWNPANEIETLLGRGNQNVFEDSVAPVHAAGLTHLWEDSHRIDGNLSLDLAPGHTPGSSVLRLESGSDRALFVGDLVHSPLQIHEPDANSCFCEDPAEARATRRKLLGSAADTNALVFPAHLGGHGAAEVVREGEAFAIKGWAPFAPYTEQA; this is encoded by the coding sequence GTGGACACCATCACCCTGGGCGACGTCACCGTGACCCGTGTCCGGGAGTACTACGGTCCTGTCGACCTGACGCCCGAGGCGTTCATCCCGCAGAGCCCGGCGGAGGCGTGGGAGACCCACCGTTCCTGGCTGGTCCCGGACTTCCTGGACGCCGAGACCAACATCGTGAACTCCGCGATCCAGACCTGGGTGCTGCGCAGCGAGGGCAAGACCATTCTGGTCGACACCGGCGTCGGAAACCACAAGGAGCGCCCGTACGCGCCGGTGTGGAGCCGGCTGAACACCGGCTTCCTGGGCAGCCTCGCCCGCGCCGGGGTCCGCCCCGAGGACGTCGACATCGTGGTCAACACGCACCTGCACGTCGACCACGTCGGCTGGAACACCTGCCTCGACGGCCGGACCTGGGTGCCGACGTTCCCCAACGCCACCTACCTGATGGCCAAGGCGGACTTCGACTACTGGAACCCCGCCAACGAGATCGAGACCCTGCTCGGCCGAGGCAACCAGAACGTCTTCGAGGACAGCGTCGCCCCCGTGCACGCGGCCGGCCTGACCCACCTGTGGGAAGACAGCCACCGGATCGACGGCAACCTGAGCCTGGACCTCGCACCCGGTCACACCCCGGGTTCGTCGGTACTGCGGCTGGAGTCCGGCTCCGACCGGGCCCTCTTCGTCGGCGACCTGGTGCACAGCCCGCTCCAGATCCACGAGCCCGACGCCAACAGTTGCTTCTGCGAGGACCCCGCCGAAGCCCGCGCCACCCGCCGCAAGCTCCTGGGCTCGGCGGCCGACACCAACGCCCTCGTCTTCCCCGCGCACCTCGGCGGCCATGGCGCCGCCGAAGTCGTCCGCGAGGGAGAGGCGTTCGCCATCAAGGGCTGGGCACCCTTCGCCCCGTACACCGAGCAGGCCTGA
- a CDS encoding LuxR family transcriptional regulator, whose translation MAQGNQRSTRDRGLPVVGRETETADIMRRVASGRSRSEVLILAGDPGVGKSVLLDLVTDRARREGGRVLRAVGSESEAHLGFAGLHQMLRPVLDGLERLPPRQRTALRAVLGLDDCPEAPDGMLVALAVLTLVSDLAEPAPLLMVVDDAQWIDRASLDVLSFVARRMDSEPVTLLVGVRAAATLPGLDKGYERLEIGPLSAEAAARLLDRQPTPPTGRTRVRILREAAGNPLALVELARAAATRRPDGSGTAGPLPVTDRLERIFTGHAESLPEATRRSLLLLAAADSMDVPTASRELPEAGDKAWVPAERAGLIRQDGPWISFRHPLIRSAVYHAASFGERRQAHLALAELLSEEPDRRAWHLAAASTRPAEDVSAALRQTADRARRRGGYAAAAAALERAAELSPRRADQARLLTEAAVTAVFTGQLGWVEHLAAEVRERSDDPDLISRASLAVGQLMSLRRHHTAAFALLVRLAGEAAAARSPRVLDALAAAAVVRYYSGEQSQRQQIEDLLPATPDSAARGALHAWVPVVSDPNGAGASLVPELPRLITEARDDATGLTALAIVAWLLDQTTLAARTFDEAFGRWQTHGPVPAGLGCAAGWTYLEQGRWADARSVAAEFSTVASTAGLDHAEACAKALDATVLALLGRPADARRAAGRALALVDPLESRSVAVFARRALGLAAVAEGDYDTAYAQFRSAFTDDGDPVHYHVSYTVLAELAAAAVRRGRQQDAAELVERSARHLGRGMSARITALVDRARALLAEPEHAEPYFQAALADDAGEQRPFERAQTQLDYGEWLRRQRRIAAARPLLTTALDTFQRLGARPWAERAKAELRAAGVEAAGSVVPSAFTELSSQQQQIVQLAARGLTNREIGEKLFLSPRTVGSHLYRVFPKLGIIARSQLRDVVEGTLPGTGDQI comes from the coding sequence ATGGCTCAAGGGAACCAGCGCTCGACACGTGATCGCGGTCTGCCGGTGGTGGGCCGGGAAACCGAGACCGCGGACATCATGCGGCGGGTCGCTTCCGGCCGGTCCCGCAGCGAGGTGTTGATCCTGGCGGGTGACCCCGGTGTCGGCAAGAGCGTGCTGCTCGATCTCGTGACCGACCGCGCGCGGCGCGAAGGGGGCCGGGTCCTGCGCGCGGTCGGCAGCGAGTCCGAGGCACACCTGGGATTCGCGGGGCTCCATCAGATGCTTCGCCCCGTGCTCGACGGACTGGAGCGCCTGCCGCCGCGGCAGCGCACCGCGCTCCGGGCCGTCCTGGGCCTGGACGACTGCCCCGAGGCCCCTGACGGCATGCTCGTCGCTCTGGCGGTTCTCACCTTGGTGTCGGATCTGGCCGAACCGGCGCCGCTGCTCATGGTGGTCGACGACGCCCAGTGGATCGACCGTGCGTCGCTGGACGTGCTCTCCTTCGTGGCCCGACGCATGGACAGCGAACCCGTCACGCTGCTGGTGGGGGTGCGGGCCGCGGCCACGCTGCCCGGGCTCGACAAGGGCTACGAGCGCCTGGAGATCGGTCCGCTCAGCGCCGAGGCGGCGGCCCGGCTGCTCGACCGGCAGCCGACGCCGCCCACCGGGCGCACTCGTGTACGGATCCTGCGGGAGGCGGCCGGCAACCCGTTGGCCCTCGTCGAACTCGCCCGCGCCGCCGCGACCCGACGGCCCGATGGCAGCGGCACGGCGGGCCCGCTGCCCGTCACCGACCGGCTGGAGCGGATCTTCACTGGGCACGCGGAGTCCCTGCCGGAAGCGACCCGCCGTTCGCTCCTGCTCCTCGCAGCCGCCGACTCGATGGATGTGCCGACGGCCTCCCGGGAACTGCCCGAGGCCGGCGACAAGGCGTGGGTGCCCGCGGAACGGGCCGGTCTCATACGTCAGGACGGCCCCTGGATCTCCTTCCGCCACCCGCTCATCCGCTCTGCCGTCTACCACGCCGCGTCCTTCGGGGAACGCAGACAAGCACATCTCGCTCTCGCCGAGTTGCTGAGCGAGGAACCCGACCGCCGCGCCTGGCACCTCGCCGCCGCGAGTACCCGCCCCGCCGAAGACGTGTCGGCCGCCCTGCGGCAAACGGCCGACCGGGCCCGGCGCCGGGGCGGCTACGCAGCCGCGGCTGCGGCACTGGAGCGCGCCGCGGAGCTGAGCCCGCGCCGCGCGGACCAGGCGCGGCTGCTGACCGAGGCCGCCGTCACGGCCGTCTTCACAGGTCAGCTCGGCTGGGTGGAACACCTGGCCGCCGAGGTCCGTGAGCGCAGCGACGACCCGGACCTGATCAGCAGGGCCTCGCTGGCCGTCGGGCAACTCATGAGCTTGCGCCGGCACCACACGGCGGCCTTCGCCCTGCTGGTCCGCCTCGCCGGCGAGGCGGCGGCGGCCCGGTCGCCCCGCGTGCTGGACGCGCTCGCCGCAGCCGCGGTGGTCCGCTACTACTCGGGCGAGCAGTCTCAGCGACAGCAGATCGAGGACCTGCTCCCCGCCACGCCGGACTCCGCCGCCAGGGGCGCCCTGCACGCCTGGGTGCCGGTAGTCTCCGACCCCAACGGCGCGGGAGCCTCCCTCGTCCCGGAGCTGCCCCGGCTCATCACCGAGGCCAGGGACGACGCCACCGGTCTGACCGCGCTCGCGATCGTGGCCTGGCTCCTGGACCAGACCACTCTCGCCGCCAGGACCTTCGACGAGGCGTTCGGCCGATGGCAGACCCATGGTCCTGTGCCGGCCGGACTGGGATGCGCGGCCGGCTGGACCTACCTGGAGCAGGGCCGGTGGGCCGACGCCCGCTCGGTGGCCGCCGAGTTCTCGACGGTGGCGTCGACGGCCGGACTGGACCACGCCGAGGCGTGTGCCAAGGCGCTCGACGCGACCGTGCTCGCGCTGCTCGGCCGGCCGGCCGACGCCCGCCGGGCCGCCGGGCGGGCGCTGGCCCTCGTCGACCCGCTGGAAAGCCGCTCCGTCGCGGTCTTCGCACGTCGGGCTCTGGGCCTGGCGGCCGTGGCCGAGGGCGACTACGACACCGCGTACGCGCAGTTCCGCTCCGCCTTCACCGACGACGGCGATCCGGTGCACTACCACGTCTCCTACACCGTCCTGGCCGAACTCGCTGCGGCGGCCGTCCGCCGAGGGCGACAGCAGGACGCCGCCGAGCTGGTGGAACGGTCGGCGCGGCACCTGGGCAGGGGAATGTCGGCACGGATCACCGCACTGGTCGACCGAGCCCGCGCCCTGCTCGCCGAACCGGAGCACGCGGAACCGTACTTCCAGGCGGCGTTGGCCGACGACGCGGGCGAGCAACGGCCGTTCGAACGGGCGCAGACACAGTTGGACTACGGTGAGTGGCTCAGGAGGCAACGTCGTATCGCAGCCGCCCGCCCCCTGCTGACCACGGCACTCGACACCTTCCAGCGGCTCGGCGCACGGCCCTGGGCCGAGCGGGCGAAGGCGGAACTGCGGGCCGCGGGCGTCGAGGCCGCCGGTAGCGTGGTGCCCAGTGCCTTCACCGAACTGAGTTCCCAGCAACAACAGATCGTCCAGCTTGCCGCCCGCGGCCTGACGAACCGTGAGATCGGAGAGAAGCTCTTCCTCTCACCCCGCACGGTCGGCTCCCACCTCTA